One Alnus glutinosa chromosome 3, dhAlnGlut1.1, whole genome shotgun sequence genomic region harbors:
- the LOC133864196 gene encoding ubiquitin-conjugating enzyme E2 34 encodes MAEKSCIKRLQKEYRALCKEPVSHVVARPSPNDILEWHYVLEGSEGTPFAGGYYYGKIKFPSDYPYKPPGISMTTPNGRFMTQKKICLSMSDFHPESWNPMWSVSSILTGLLSFMMDNSPTTGSVNTTVAEKQRLAKASLAFNCKNPTFRKLFPEYVEKYNQQQLSERLLVEQMSPGPSQEENSSAPMLERVVNSVGEDVKRIDAVKDRKQSLPTWMMFVLVSIFGIVMALPLLQL; translated from the exons ATGGCAGAGAAGTCATGTATCAAGCGCCTTCAGAAGGAATACAGAGCACTTTGTAAA GAACCGGTTTCCCATGTTGTGGCCCGTCCTTCCCCAAATGACATTCTTGAGTGGC ATTATGTGTTGGAAGGAAGCGAAGGAACGCCTTTTGCAG GCGGATATTACTACGGAAAGATCAAGTTCCCTTCAGACTATCCCTATAAACCACCAGGGATTAG CATGACCACTCCTAATGGACGGTTCATGACACAAAAGAAAATCTGCTTATCCATGAGCGATT TTCATCCTGAAAGTTGGAATCCAATGTGGTCTGTATCTAG CATACTCACAGGGCTTCTTTCATTCATG ATGGACAACAGTCCTACCACTGGAAGTGTGAACACTACTGTTGCTGAGAAGCAACGTCTAGCAAAGGCTTCCCTTGCTTTCAATTGTAAGAA CCCAACATTCAGGAAATTGTTTCCGGAGTATGTGGAGAAGTATAACCAGCAGCAGCTTTCTGAGAGGCTGCTTGTGGAGCAGATGTCACCAGGACCGTCTCAAGAAGAAAACTCCTCCGCACCCATGTTAGAAAGAGTTGTCAATTCTGTGGGAGAAGACGTGAAAAGAATAGATGCTGTGAAGGATAGGAAACAGTCACTCCCAACTTGGATGATGTTCGTGCTAGTTTCCATCTTTGGCATTGTAATGGCACTGCCTCTGCTTCAACTTTGA
- the LOC133863656 gene encoding uncharacterized protein LOC133863656, with translation MKKKSPIYPKYEMGAYGSDRFDPHLDFSQFLAEARHHARGVDFQSSSLRPEENVKKRSPEEKKCKKSWKNSLFSWWKTNKKCKPAQVETATRTSSYNSIPRRRLASGPVYGSGKTNDGNGRHSRSTSGPLTGLFNPTKTSENEIPYTCLDRLDRPPAVQTYGPLYLVT, from the exons atgaagaagaaatcTCCAATATACCCGAAATATGAAATGGGTGCTTACGGAAGCGATAGATTTGATCCTCATCTGGACTTTTCCCAg TTCTTGGCAGAAGCTAGACACCATGCAAGAGGAGTAGATTTCCAGAGCTCATCATTGCGTCCAGAAGAAAATGTGAAGAAAAGATCGCCGGAAGAGAAAAAGTGCAAGAAATCGTGGAAAAACTCTCTCTTTTCATGGTggaaaactaacaaaaaatgcaAGCCGGCTCAGGTGGAAACGGCAACTAGAACTAGTTCTTACAATTCTATTCCAAGACGTCGTCTTGCGTCTGGTCCGGTATATGGCAGTGGTAAGACCAATGATGGGAATGGGAGGCACAGCCGTTCAACATCTGGGCCTCTCACTGGTCTTTTCAACCCCACAAAGACGTCGGAGAATGAAATTCCTTACACGTGTCTTGACCGGCTTGACAGACCTCCTGCCGTTCAGACCTATGGCCCTCTTTACCTGGTAACGTAG
- the LOC133863655 gene encoding RING-H2 finger protein ATL3-like, producing the protein MDYSSDPKLDDSGVVELTGKIMVVAIIVLFFVVVFVLFLHLYAKWFWWRIDEAAPNPPRRRRRRFVFAPGQDPAIAATLRRGLEPSVLRSLPVLIFDPQAFKDGLECAVCLSELVQGEKARLLPKCNHGFHVDCIDMWFQSHSTCPLCRNPVAPESSISDTSTAEVAEDVDSPGENLVSGFSTESPNFPTNVLFWGNQTQVSSGGACLEEGPSSQCPPCPSSSSSSSVPADGMLVIDIPRQLTDNLPSVSPSASRFSEEESKSPVTTRLRSLKRLLSRDRRASPCSPGSVDVEQAAGRGQS; encoded by the coding sequence ATGGATTACTCGTCTGATCCAAAATTGGATGACTCGGGAGTCGTAGAGCTTACCGGGAAGATAATGGTGGTAGCCATAATAGTGCTCTTCTTCGTCGTGGTGTTCGTCCTCTTTCTCCATCTCTACGCCAAATGGTTCTGGTGGCGCATTGACGAAGCAGCCCCTAATCCTCctcgccgccgccgccgccgcttCGTCTTCGCCCCCGGCCAAGACCCGGCAATCGCCGCCACCCTGAGAAGAGGGCTCGAGCCCTCTGTCCTCCGCTCGCTTCCCGTGTTGATATTCGATCCACAAGCCTTCAAAGATGGGTTGGAGTGCGCGGTTTGCCTATCTGAGCTTGTGCAGGGAGAGAAAGCTCGGCTGCTTCCCAAATGCAATCATGGATTTCATGTAGATTGCATTGACATGTGGTTCCAGTCCCACTCCACCTGCCCGCTTTGCCGGAACCCGGTTGCTCCTGAAAGCTCAATCTCCGACACTAGTACTGCTGAGGTAGCAGAGGATGTTGATTCACCAGGAGAGAATTTGGTTTCTGGGTTTTCCACAGAATCTCCGAATTTCCCCACAAACGTGTTGTTTTGGGGAAACCAGACTCAGGTGAGTTCTGGGGGTGCTTGTTTGGAAGAAGGCCCTTCTTCTCAATGCCCTCCTTGTCCGTCGTCGTCTTCGTCATCATCGGTGCCGGCGGATGGAATGTTGGTGATTGATATACCAAGGCAGTTGACTGACAACTTGCCATCGGTATCCCCTTCGGCTAGCAGGTTTTCCGAGGAGGAATCAAAGTCGCCGGTGACTACGAGACTCAGGTCATTGAAGAGGCTTTTGAGCAGGGATAGAAGAGCAAGTCCTTGCAGTCCCGGTTCTGTTGATGTTGAACAAGCAGCAGGGAGAGGACAGAGCTAG
- the LOC133863227 gene encoding uncharacterized protein LOC133863227: MPSPRTTKQLQQLTGRLAALNRFVSRSSDKCLPFFKVLKKAFSWTKECERAFAELKTYLTNPPLLSRPVEGEILYLYLAVSQTAVSLVLVREELGKQRPIYFTSKVLHGAEERYLRIEKLAYALVISARRLRPYFQAHAVRVLIEYPLRKILHKPDLSGRLVNWVIELGQYDIEYHPRTAVKGQALADFVVEMNETPDVEELPKGSTWIVYVDRSSAGGRCRARITFRGPNREEFRYALKFGFAATNNKAEYEAVLSAMKIAREMGIMNLEIRSDSRVVVEQVNGSYAAQEARMSQYLDKVRQFYLYFDKVVLTKVPREENGLADALSRIGSGTDPAVTVGGCKILVRARPTISSDVEVMQLNETEPEWGAEIVRYLKMGELPLGRQKLKKSFGIRLAMCWSEGFFTDVDTLFLC; encoded by the coding sequence ATGCCGTCCCCCCGGACGACAAAACAGCTACAGCAGTTGACGGGGAGGCTAGCGGCACTGAATCGTTTTGTTTCTCGATCCTCGGATAAATGTCTGCCTTTCTTTAAGGTCCTGAAGAAAGCCTTCAGCTGGACGAAAGAGTGTGAGAGAGCCTTTGCAGAGTTGAAAACCTATTTGACTAATCCCCCGCTTCTGAGTCGTCCAGTAGAAGGAGAGATCCTCTATTTGTATCTCGCGGTCTCACAGACCGCGGTCAGTTTGGTGCTAGTAAGGGAAGAGTTAGGCAAGCAGAGGCCGATATATTTCACGAGCAAGGTACTGCACGGGGCGGAGGAACGATATCTCCGCATAGAGAAGTTGGCATATGCTCTTGTAATTTCGGCACGAAGGTTAAGACCCTACTTCCAAGCACATGCTGTCCGGGTATTAATAGAATACCCACTCCGAAAAATATTGCACAAACCGGATTTGTCGGGAAGATTGGTCAATTGGGTGATCGAGTTAGGGCAATATGATATTGAATACCACCCCCGGACGGCTGTAAAGGGCCAGGCTCTAGCGGATTTCGTAGTAGAAATGAATGAGACACCGGATGTGGAGGAACTGCCAAAGGGCTCAACTTGGATTGTCTATGTAGACCGCTCGTCGGCGGGGGGAAGATGTAGGGCCAGGATAACTTTCCGGGGTCCCAATCGAGAAGAATTCCGATACGCCCTCAAGTTCGGATTTGCTGCAACGAACAATAAAGCCGAATATGAGGCCGTGCTCTCGGCCATGAAGATTGCCCGGGAGATGGGAATAATGAATTTGGAGATCCGGAGTGACTCGCGCGTTGTAGTCGAACAAGTGAATGGGAGTTATGCTGCCCAAGAAGCGAGGATGTCGCAGTACCTGGACAAGGTACGCCAATTCTACCTTTACTTTGATAAGGTTGTTCTAACCAAAGTCCCCAGAGAAGAAAATGGCTTGGCGGATGCTCTTTCGCGCATCGGTTCGGGGACAGACCCAGCAGTGACTGTAGGAGGCTGCAAGATCTTGGTTAGAGCTCGCCCAACAATATCGTCAGATGTAGAGGTAATGCAGCTGAACGAAACGGAGCCTGAATGGGGAGCGGAAATTGTGCGATACTTGAAGATGGGAGAGCTCCCCCTGGGAAGACAGAAGCTCAAAAAGTCATTCGGAATTCGGCTCGCTATGTGCTGGTCGGAGGGATTCTTTACAGATGTGGATACTCTCTTCCTCTGCTGA